Proteins encoded in a region of the Ziziphus jujuba cultivar Dongzao chromosome 3, ASM3175591v1 genome:
- the LOC107422406 gene encoding uncharacterized protein LOC107422406 → MKTFIFNELKRKSQTASTLTDAIEACSQRGEWALLRTSSYIKLKWSIGEFQYAESLLLWHLATELCYSTIKEKDSNERTICKHLSDYMFYLLVAKPTMLAPVLGNWQVVSQDTYAEAKRFFNELSVSDERQACEMLISVETKFRATAVKGIRSKSVLFDACVLAHQLQKMEEPRWKVMVLVWAELLCYAAIHCRPIVHAQQPSRGGEFLTFTWLLMNHFGLGTQFYKQEQQAGRKFMPVM, encoded by the coding sequence ATGAAAacctttattttcaatgagctGAAAAGAAAATCTCAAACAGCTAGCACTTTAACCGACGCCATTGAAGCATGTTCGCAAAGAGGCGAGTGGGCTCTCTTACGTACTTCTAGCTATATCAAACTAAAATGGAGTATCGGAGAGTTTCAATACGCAGAAAGTCTTCTCCTCTGGCACTTAGCAACTGAACTCTGTTACAGCACCATTAAGGAAAAAGACAGCAACGAAAGAACAATTTGCAAGCATCTTTCCGATTATATGTTCTATCTTCTGGTTGCGAAGCCGACTATGCTGGCACCGGTTCTTGGAAACTGGCAAGTGGTTTCACAAGACACGTATGCAGAGGCTAAGAGATTTTTCAATGAACTCTCAGTATCAGATGAGAGACAAGCATGTGAAATGCTTATTTCTGTAGAAACCAAGTTTAGAGCTACCGCTGTGAAGGGAATTAGAAGCAAATCTGTACTGTTTGATGCTTGTGTTCTTGCACATCAGCTTCAAAAAATGGAGGAACCAAGGTGGAAGGTGATGGTGCTGGTGTGGGCAGAGCTGCTTTGCTACGCCGCCATTCATTGTAGGCCGATTGTACATGCTCAGCAACCAAGCAGGGGTGGAGAGTTTCTGACTTTCACTTGGTTGCTGATGAATCATTTCGGATTGGGAACTCAGTTCTATAAGCAAGAACAGCAAGCTGGGAGAAAGTTTATGCCTGTCATGTAA